Proteins co-encoded in one Dehalococcoidales bacterium genomic window:
- a CDS encoding MarR family transcriptional regulator — MRGEILSRVAADLLSVPPLIFRLVRRKLAMTTLDDLDVDIKLLHFEIMRVLQQEGTQHPAKIGERLLVAKAQMTHLIDKLVELGFVNREMDAVDRRTFNITLTEKGRKVLEEQDNMVINSVRENMASLSDDELEALTSSLRSLRDTLFKLQ, encoded by the coding sequence ATGCGTGGTGAAATACTGAGCAGGGTAGCCGCCGATTTACTTTCCGTGCCGCCTCTTATTTTCCGGCTGGTCCGCAGAAAACTCGCGATGACCACCCTCGATGATCTGGATGTGGATATCAAGCTGCTGCATTTTGAAATCATGAGAGTGCTGCAGCAAGAAGGCACGCAGCACCCGGCTAAAATCGGGGAAAGGCTCCTGGTGGCCAAAGCCCAGATGACCCACCTCATCGATAAACTGGTGGAGCTGGGATTCGTGAACCGGGAGATGGATGCCGTGGACCGGCGTACCTTTAACATTACCCTTACGGAAAAAGGCAGAAAAGTGCTGGAGGAGCAGGACAACATGGTCATCAATTCCGTTAGGGAAAACATGGCTTCGCTCAGCGACGATGAACTGGAAGCGCTAACGAGCTCATTGCGGAGCCTGCGGGACACCCTGTTCAAGTTACAGTAG
- a CDS encoding MATE family efflux transporter, whose protein sequence is MKQPNHTHNVLDTEKVGGLLFKLATPAFMGMFVQTLYNVVNTIFIGHTPDGETAIAGLSIVFPVQMLFMGIAMMVGMGGTSLISRFIGSGQNEKAERTLGNGITCIIILSVVITAIILPNINGFLRLIGASDNVLPYARKYLVIIVSATIFNLIGMTLLNFVRAEGNARVGMIANIIGAGLNIILDALFILRMHMGVTGAALGTVIAQTVMLIYLGIYYLSGSSYLKFHVKNMRLDGSILKGMFSIGVSSFVQTVASSLSAMFILREVVSYGGDIYLAAFGIIQRVMMFATMPAMVIGQGVQPILGFNYGAKRYSLALKALKIAAIASTTASILAFAVLIFIPGPIIKIFNTDPALVEAGAYASRLVFWSMPVMGLVMVGSTSFMSIGKAVQAFITAVARPALFLIPAAIFLPRMFGLSGVFLSFPTADAFTLVLTILLLIPVIKEFRRASVKEEQDKQKLEPNQTPVGHRS, encoded by the coding sequence ATGAAACAACCGAACCACACCCACAACGTCCTGGATACCGAAAAGGTAGGCGGCCTGCTTTTCAAACTGGCCACGCCGGCCTTCATGGGGATGTTCGTCCAGACGCTGTATAACGTCGTCAATACCATATTTATCGGCCATACCCCGGACGGGGAGACGGCCATCGCCGGCCTGTCTATCGTTTTCCCGGTACAGATGCTTTTCATGGGCATCGCCATGATGGTGGGCATGGGCGGCACCTCGCTTATCTCCCGTTTTATCGGGTCGGGCCAAAATGAAAAAGCCGAACGCACCCTGGGCAACGGCATCACCTGCATCATCATTCTTTCCGTGGTGATAACCGCTATCATACTACCCAATATCAACGGTTTCCTGCGCCTCATCGGCGCGTCCGATAACGTGCTCCCTTATGCCCGGAAGTACCTGGTAATCATCGTCAGCGCCACGATCTTCAACCTTATCGGCATGACGCTGCTGAACTTCGTCCGGGCGGAGGGCAACGCCCGGGTGGGCATGATAGCCAATATCATCGGCGCCGGTCTGAACATCATCCTGGACGCTTTATTCATCCTGAGGATGCACATGGGCGTCACCGGCGCGGCGCTGGGCACGGTCATCGCCCAGACGGTCATGCTGATCTACCTTGGCATTTATTACCTTTCCGGCAGCAGCTACCTCAAGTTCCACGTTAAGAACATGCGGCTGGACGGCTCCATCCTGAAGGGGATGTTCAGTATCGGCGTGTCTTCCTTCGTGCAGACGGTGGCCAGCAGCCTTTCCGCCATGTTCATACTGCGTGAAGTGGTCTCTTACGGCGGGGATATTTACCTTGCCGCCTTCGGCATCATCCAGCGGGTAATGATGTTCGCCACCATGCCGGCCATGGTCATCGGACAGGGCGTGCAGCCTATCCTGGGCTTTAACTACGGCGCCAAGCGCTATTCCCTCGCCCTCAAGGCTTTAAAGATAGCGGCCATCGCCTCCACCACGGCCAGTATTTTAGCTTTCGCCGTGCTGATTTTCATACCGGGACCCATTATCAAGATATTCAATACGGACCCGGCACTGGTAGAAGCGGGCGCCTACGCCTCCCGGCTGGTATTCTGGAGCATGCCCGTGATGGGCCTGGTGATGGTGGGATCTACCTCCTTCATGTCCATCGGCAAAGCGGTACAGGCTTTCATTACCGCCGTAGCCAGGCCGGCTTTATTCCTCATACCGGCAGCGATATTCTTGCCCCGCATGTTCGGGCTGTCCGGCGTTTTCCTCTCCTTCCCCACCGCGGACGCGTTTACTCTGGTCCTGACCATACTGCTCCTCATACCGGTTATCAAGGAGTTCCGCCGGGCTTCCGTCAAGGAAGAGCAGGACAAACAAAAGCTCGAGCCGAACCAGACGCCGGTTGGACACCGCTCCTGA
- a CDS encoding Type 1 glutamine amidotransferase-like domain-containing protein encodes MTQITRPVFLLAGGRHSRSSKPDPLLQAVFRGFGIASPSVAYSGTASGDDKSFFSFIAGSFTAAGAGKVTHAMIAPDGADLKKAQKILEAADIVFISGGDVEAGMEVLQAKNLVGFFNDLYRRGKPFFGISAGAIMLATKWVRWTDPNDNSSAEFFPCLGYAPVICDTHDEQGGWEELQAALMLEKAGVKGYGLASGSGVRVKPDGGVEAVGGTVYQYLRRAGGVERLEDILPRATA; translated from the coding sequence ATGACACAGATTACCAGGCCCGTATTCCTCCTGGCCGGCGGGCGGCACAGCCGCAGCAGCAAACCGGACCCGCTTTTACAGGCGGTTTTCCGTGGTTTCGGCATCGCCTCACCCTCGGTGGCCTACAGCGGCACCGCCAGCGGCGATGACAAGAGCTTTTTCAGCTTTATCGCGGGGTCGTTTACGGCGGCGGGGGCGGGTAAAGTGACTCACGCCATGATAGCGCCGGACGGGGCGGACCTGAAAAAAGCGCAGAAAATCCTGGAGGCGGCGGACATCGTCTTTATCAGCGGCGGGGACGTGGAAGCGGGGATGGAAGTTTTACAGGCTAAAAATTTAGTAGGATTTTTTAATGATTTGTACCGCCGGGGTAAGCCCTTCTTCGGGATTTCCGCCGGGGCCATCATGCTGGCCACCAAGTGGGTGCGCTGGACGGACCCGAACGACAATAGCTCCGCCGAGTTTTTCCCCTGCCTGGGCTACGCGCCCGTCATCTGCGATACCCATGACGAGCAGGGCGGCTGGGAGGAACTGCAGGCGGCGCTGATGCTGGAAAAAGCCGGCGTCAAGGGCTACGGGCTGGCTTCCGGCTCCGGCGTCAGGGTCAAGCCGGACGGCGGGGTGGAGGCGGTGGGGGGCACGGTCTACCAGTACCTGCGGCGGGCGGGCGGGGTGGAGAGATTAGAGGACATACTGCCGCGCGCTACCGCCTGA
- a CDS encoding ABC transporter ATP-binding protein — translation MRIFLRIAALFWKQRRRAAVTYLCLFAGAALSMFIPDLTGRAIDLALGSGQTTLLIITASGIAVAGILRGFLSYAQSYLAEALSQHVAYDLRNQMYNRLQKLSYAFHDRSQTGQLMSRATSDVEGVRMFVGFALLRGVYFLVLGVAIAAVLLVLNWKLALISMCTIPFIAFRAVNIGDQLRAISMKIQQGLGVMGTYIQESIVGARVVRAFAREDFETDRFIRQAKDNYNYEIKIAKLLAVNSPVMSFALLLAMAGILWYGGREVIGGAMTQGQMAEFLLYVVMLNMPVRMLGWLTQLYSRAMSSGQRVFEVLDAETEVEERPGAADLTDTGGAVTFENVSFSYVAQQPALEDISFDVKPGQVVALVGASGSGKSTVANLIPRFYDVTAGRIAVDGRDIRDVTLESLRRNVGIVHQDTFLFSATIRENIGYGKPGATLEEIQRAARTAQLHDFIMGLPEGYDTWVGERGITLSGGQKQRLAIARTLLLDPRIVIMDDATSSVDMATEHLIRRSLQSLLAGRTTFIIAQRLRSVQLADLILVLADGRIVERGTHDELLALNGYYGKLYNLQFQYQEGWQAGREEAVEETPETEPVPVVEAHGVPMESPRRSRSSLSDSDDIVFGKPYDSRIIARMTKYFAAHKTAVILTILATLFYTATIVASPYLVELSINKYIVAGDKAGLNFAIILFLGNAAVNLAAYWAQIRVEAVIGQGILLQLRRQVFGHLQKLSISFFDHNEAGRIMSRAQDDVGELGDFLDSGAFWVVGEIVSLVAIVVIMFTMSFHLAVISLAVVPFLFWFIIVWQKKARQSFIFARQKLSTVNASLQENITGIRIIQSLSREKINSEHFDKVNKENLDANLRAARHSAVNMPVMETLVSVATALTIIFGGLDVLHGALLVGTLVAFILYIQQFFDPIRTLTMEYTQLQRAMASAARIFELADVKIEVTDKQDAFRPSTLSGAVSLERVSFHYETGPEVLHDINLKVNPGETAALVGPTGAGKSTVVSLLARFYDVTGGQILVDGRDLRDLDQAAYRSRLGLVLQDPFLFSGTIAANIRYGNLSADDARIIEAAKTVGAHDFIMKLEKGYDTWLQERGQNLSMGQRQLISFARALIADPSILLLDEATANMDSYSEQVLQEALKQLLKGRTAIVIAHRLSTIRNADRIFVLDGGRIVEQGKHDELLELGGLYARLYEMTYAGASPPG, via the coding sequence ATGCGCATTTTCTTGAGAATCGCGGCTCTGTTCTGGAAGCAGCGGCGCCGGGCGGCGGTCACTTATCTCTGCCTCTTCGCCGGGGCGGCGCTGTCCATGTTTATCCCTGACCTTACCGGCCGCGCCATAGACCTGGCCCTGGGCTCCGGCCAGACCACGCTTTTAATCATAACGGCCTCCGGTATCGCCGTGGCCGGCATCCTGCGCGGTTTTCTCAGCTACGCCCAGTCCTACCTGGCGGAAGCTCTGTCCCAGCACGTGGCCTACGACCTCCGTAACCAGATGTATAACCGACTCCAGAAGCTGTCCTACGCCTTCCATGACCGCTCCCAGACCGGCCAGCTCATGAGCCGCGCCACCTCGGATGTCGAGGGCGTGCGCATGTTCGTCGGTTTCGCCCTGCTGCGGGGCGTCTATTTTCTGGTGCTGGGGGTGGCCATCGCCGCGGTGCTTTTGGTGCTCAACTGGAAGCTGGCGCTCATCAGCATGTGCACCATCCCCTTCATCGCCTTCCGGGCGGTCAATATCGGGGACCAGCTGCGCGCTATCTCCATGAAAATCCAGCAGGGGCTGGGCGTCATGGGCACCTATATCCAGGAGAGCATCGTCGGCGCCAGGGTGGTGCGCGCCTTCGCCCGCGAGGACTTTGAGACGGACCGCTTTATCCGCCAGGCTAAGGATAACTATAACTACGAGATTAAAATAGCCAAACTGCTGGCGGTGAACAGCCCGGTGATGAGCTTCGCCCTTCTGCTGGCGATGGCCGGCATCCTGTGGTACGGCGGCCGGGAGGTTATCGGCGGCGCGATGACCCAGGGGCAGATGGCGGAGTTCCTGCTTTACGTGGTCATGCTCAATATGCCGGTGCGGATGCTGGGCTGGCTGACGCAGCTTTACTCCCGGGCGATGTCCTCCGGCCAGCGCGTCTTTGAGGTGCTTGACGCCGAAACGGAGGTCGAGGAAAGACCCGGCGCCGCCGACCTCACTGATACCGGGGGCGCGGTTACCTTTGAAAACGTTTCCTTCAGCTATGTTGCCCAGCAGCCGGCGCTGGAGGATATCAGCTTTGATGTTAAGCCGGGGCAGGTGGTGGCTTTAGTGGGCGCCAGCGGCAGCGGCAAGTCCACCGTCGCCAACCTGATTCCCCGTTTTTACGATGTCACCGCCGGCCGCATTGCCGTTGACGGACGGGACATCCGGGATGTTACTCTGGAGTCGTTAAGGCGGAATGTGGGCATCGTGCACCAGGATACCTTCCTCTTTTCCGCCACCATCCGGGAGAACATCGGCTACGGCAAGCCCGGCGCCACTTTGGAGGAGATTCAGCGGGCCGCCAGGACCGCCCAGCTCCACGACTTTATTATGGGCCTGCCGGAGGGCTACGATACCTGGGTGGGGGAGCGGGGCATCACCCTTTCCGGCGGTCAGAAACAGCGCCTGGCCATCGCCCGTACGCTTTTGCTGGACCCGCGCATCGTTATCATGGACGATGCCACCTCCAGCGTGGATATGGCTACCGAGCACCTCATCCGCCGCTCCTTGCAGTCACTTCTGGCCGGGCGCACCACCTTTATCATCGCCCAGCGCCTGCGCTCCGTGCAGCTGGCCGACCTTATCCTGGTGCTGGCGGACGGGCGTATCGTGGAGCGCGGCACCCATGACGAGCTGCTCGCCCTCAACGGGTATTACGGCAAGCTTTATAATTTGCAGTTCCAGTACCAGGAGGGGTGGCAGGCCGGGCGGGAAGAAGCGGTTGAGGAGACTCCGGAGACGGAGCCGGTGCCGGTGGTGGAAGCCCACGGCGTGCCGATGGAGAGCCCCCGGCGTTCCCGCAGCAGCCTTTCGGACTCGGACGATATCGTTTTCGGCAAACCGTATGATTCGCGTATCATCGCCCGCATGACTAAATACTTTGCCGCTCACAAGACCGCCGTTATCCTGACCATCCTGGCCACGCTTTTTTATACCGCTACTATCGTGGCCAGCCCTTACCTGGTGGAACTATCGATTAACAAGTACATCGTCGCCGGGGATAAGGCCGGGCTTAACTTCGCCATCATCCTCTTTCTGGGCAACGCCGCGGTCAACCTGGCGGCTTACTGGGCCCAGATAAGGGTGGAGGCGGTTATCGGGCAGGGGATTCTCTTGCAATTGCGCCGACAGGTCTTCGGCCACCTTCAAAAACTATCCATCAGCTTCTTCGACCATAATGAGGCGGGGCGGATAATGTCCCGCGCCCAGGACGATGTGGGGGAGCTGGGGGACTTCCTGGACTCCGGCGCTTTCTGGGTGGTGGGGGAAATCGTCAGCCTGGTGGCCATCGTGGTGATCATGTTCACCATGAGTTTCCACCTGGCCGTCATCAGCCTGGCGGTGGTGCCTTTCCTCTTCTGGTTCATAATCGTCTGGCAGAAGAAAGCGCGGCAGTCTTTCATCTTTGCCCGGCAAAAGCTTTCCACGGTGAACGCTTCTCTCCAGGAAAACATCACCGGCATCCGCATCATCCAGAGCCTTTCCCGGGAGAAAATCAACTCGGAGCACTTTGATAAGGTCAATAAGGAAAATCTGGATGCCAACCTGCGGGCGGCGCGGCACTCGGCGGTAAACATGCCGGTGATGGAGACGCTGGTATCTGTCGCCACGGCGCTGACTATCATCTTCGGCGGGCTGGACGTGCTGCACGGCGCTTTGCTGGTGGGCACGCTGGTGGCCTTTATCCTTTACATCCAGCAGTTCTTCGACCCCATCCGTACGCTGACGATGGAGTATACCCAGCTCCAGCGGGCGATGGCCTCCGCCGCGCGTATCTTTGAGCTGGCCGATGTTAAGATAGAGGTTACGGATAAACAGGATGCCTTCAGACCGTCCACGCTTAGCGGCGCTGTCAGCTTGGAGCGGGTCTCGTTCCATTATGAGACCGGCCCGGAAGTCCTCCACGATATCAATCTCAAGGTTAATCCGGGGGAAACGGCGGCCCTGGTGGGGCCTACCGGCGCCGGCAAGAGCACGGTCGTAAGCCTGCTGGCGCGCTTTTATGATGTCACCGGTGGCCAAATACTGGTGGACGGCCGTGACCTGCGGGATTTAGACCAGGCGGCCTACCGGAGCCGTCTGGGGCTGGTCCTGCAAGACCCATTCCTCTTCTCCGGCACCATCGCCGCCAACATCCGCTACGGCAATCTGTCCGCTGACGACGCCAGGATAATCGAGGCGGCTAAGACCGTGGGCGCGCACGACTTTATTATGAAGCTGGAAAAGGGCTATGATACCTGGCTCCAGGAGCGCGGCCAGAACTTGAGCATGGGGCAGCGCCAGCTTATCAGCTTCGCCCGGGCGCTTATCGCCGACCCATCTATATTGCTGCTGGACGAGGCCACCGCCAACATGGACTCCTATAGCGAGCAGGTGTTGCAGGAAGCGTTAAAGCAGCTTTTGAAGGGCCGGACGGCTATCGTTATCGCCCACCGCCTCTCCACCATCAGGAACGCCGACCGTATTTTTGTGCTGGACGGCGGGCGCATTGTGGAGCAGGGCAAACACGACGAGCTGCTGGAGCTCGGCGGTCTTTACGCCAGGCTTTATGAAATGACCTATGCCGGGGCTAGCCCGCCCGGCTAG
- a CDS encoding nitrogen fixation protein NifH yields the protein MGKRQDWKKLLKADPTDWLLENDKTQPAIRYYTLRDILGRDENDKEVKAAKAAIMASGPVPVILAAQHTKGYWGKPGPRYTGTMPALVYMAQFGADGADPRVRAGCEILLSRYIDSDGGPYDHTYCTAASMGAALIDFGWLNDQRLQTAMEWLAQTITGEGVAKTSERDTNKRYGKSGSSAPSFACPQRNAGLPCAWGAIKAMIALNKVPTAQRTKNMQEAIKRGVDFLLSRDPAVADYPFGRGNRPSSNWFKFYYPLGSEADVLQNLEVLAALGQAKNPKLANALDLVISKQNQQGRWLLERTYKELADTQENRVFYWYQNSLRLYITGKELAEIQEKKGQPSKWVTLRALRVLKQAGQ from the coding sequence ATGGGCAAACGGCAGGACTGGAAGAAATTGCTAAAGGCCGACCCAACCGACTGGCTGCTGGAGAACGATAAGACCCAGCCAGCCATCCGCTACTATACCTTGCGTGATATCCTCGGCCGGGATGAGAACGATAAAGAAGTCAAAGCCGCTAAGGCGGCTATCATGGCAAGCGGACCGGTGCCGGTAATCCTGGCGGCGCAGCATACGAAGGGATATTGGGGAAAGCCGGGACCCAGGTACACCGGGACGATGCCGGCTCTGGTTTACATGGCGCAGTTTGGTGCGGACGGAGCTGACCCGCGTGTTCGGGCGGGCTGTGAGATTCTGCTCTCCCGATACATTGACAGCGATGGTGGTCCGTACGACCACACGTATTGCACAGCGGCCAGTATGGGGGCGGCTTTGATAGACTTCGGCTGGCTTAACGACCAACGCTTGCAGACAGCAATGGAATGGCTGGCACAGACTATAACCGGGGAAGGAGTGGCTAAAACTTCGGAGCGCGATACAAACAAACGTTACGGTAAGTCCGGGAGTTCAGCTCCTTCATTCGCCTGTCCACAGCGTAATGCTGGTCTGCCATGCGCCTGGGGCGCAATAAAGGCGATGATTGCCTTGAATAAAGTACCAACGGCGCAGCGGACCAAGAATATGCAGGAGGCTATCAAACGGGGTGTGGACTTTCTCCTAAGCCGTGACCCGGCGGTCGCCGATTACCCCTTTGGCAGGGGGAACAGGCCCAGCTCAAACTGGTTCAAGTTCTATTATCCCCTCGGCAGCGAAGCCGATGTGCTTCAGAACCTGGAGGTCCTGGCAGCGCTGGGGCAAGCCAAGAATCCCAAGTTAGCCAACGCGTTAGATCTGGTCATTAGTAAGCAAAACCAACAAGGACGCTGGCTGCTTGAACGTACCTACAAGGAGCTGGCGGACACACAAGAAAATAGAGTCTTTTATTGGTACCAGAACTCCCTGAGACTTTATATAACCGGCAAGGAGTTGGCGGAGATACAAGAAAAGAAAGGGCAACCCAGCAAGTGGGTCACCTTAAGAGCTTTGCGGGTATTGAAACAGGCAGGACAATAG
- the speB gene encoding agmatinase, translating into MPTGLKINCSDPSAANIVILCAPYDRTASFLKGTAKGPAEIVNSLKYQIETWDRFAGAMPSPDRKVALCDLKNLNRCSPPVMVERVKEEYAKHLAHGAFVLLLGGEHSVTTGVLQALADRHGPTEITVCQIDAHLDLRPDDTDYSDTPHGEFAHCTPMRRACDLGFKCVHIGARAYVKEEMDFAVANGNKVFEWGMGPVPSPEAIVESIGTDTVYLTIDVDGIDPAYMPATGTPVQGGLEWYYTFDLLRCLFRTRKIIGADVVEVAPRPHDVLTEYGAAQICYTMLALRESRQNPSPNGPPDLRNQEKT; encoded by the coding sequence ATGCCGACGGGACTTAAAATAAACTGCAGTGACCCATCCGCCGCTAACATTGTCATTTTGTGCGCGCCTTATGACCGCACCGCTTCTTTCCTCAAAGGTACCGCCAAAGGCCCGGCGGAAATCGTTAACAGCCTCAAATACCAGATAGAAACCTGGGACCGTTTTGCCGGGGCGATGCCTTCACCTGACCGTAAGGTTGCCCTGTGTGACCTTAAAAACCTGAACCGGTGCTCGCCGCCGGTCATGGTCGAACGCGTTAAGGAAGAATACGCCAAACACCTCGCTCATGGCGCTTTTGTTCTGCTGCTCGGTGGGGAGCATTCTGTGACCACCGGCGTTCTCCAGGCGCTGGCCGACCGCCACGGCCCAACCGAAATCACCGTTTGCCAGATAGACGCCCACCTTGACCTCCGCCCTGACGATACCGATTACAGCGATACTCCACACGGCGAATTCGCCCATTGCACCCCCATGCGGCGGGCCTGTGACCTGGGTTTTAAGTGCGTCCACATCGGCGCCCGCGCCTACGTTAAAGAGGAGATGGATTTCGCGGTGGCTAACGGTAATAAAGTTTTTGAATGGGGGATGGGGCCGGTCCCCAGCCCGGAGGCGATCGTAGAGTCCATCGGCACGGACACGGTTTACCTGACGATAGACGTTGACGGCATTGACCCCGCCTATATGCCCGCCACCGGCACCCCCGTCCAGGGCGGCCTGGAGTGGTATTACACTTTTGACCTGCTCCGTTGTCTTTTTAGAACCAGGAAAATCATCGGCGCCGATGTCGTTGAAGTTGCCCCCCGCCCCCATGATGTCCTCACGGAATACGGCGCGGCGCAAATCTGCTATACTATGCTGGCGCTTAGAGAAAGCCGCCAGAACCCTTCCCCTAACGGCCCGCCGGATTTAAGAAATCAGGAGAAAACATGA
- a CDS encoding arginine decarboxylase, pyruvoyl-dependent → MIVPKMMFLTKGVGIDKNRLSSFELALRSAGIERFNLVYVSSILPPLCKVVPKNEGVQELVDGQIVFCVMARNETNEPNRLISAAIGVAVPKSRNRYGYLSEHHAFGQTADIAGDYAEDLAATMLASTLGIPFDPGQAWDERKKVYHASGTIFRTSNICQSVEGDKDGKWTTVVAAAVFIT, encoded by the coding sequence ATGATAGTACCTAAGATGATGTTCCTTACCAAGGGGGTCGGCATTGATAAGAACCGGCTCTCCTCTTTTGAGCTGGCCTTACGCAGCGCCGGCATCGAGCGCTTTAACCTCGTCTATGTATCCAGTATCCTGCCGCCTCTCTGCAAGGTTGTGCCTAAAAATGAAGGCGTCCAGGAATTGGTGGATGGGCAGATTGTCTTTTGTGTTATGGCCCGGAATGAAACCAATGAGCCCAACCGGCTTATTTCCGCCGCCATCGGCGTAGCCGTGCCCAAGAGCAGAAATCGTTATGGCTACCTTTCCGAACACCACGCCTTCGGCCAGACCGCTGATATTGCCGGAGACTACGCGGAAGACCTGGCCGCCACCATGCTGGCTTCAACCCTGGGTATTCCTTTCGATCCCGGCCAGGCGTGGGACGAACGTAAAAAGGTCTACCATGCCTCCGGCACTATTTTCCGCACCAGCAATATCTGCCAATCCGTAGAAGGTGATAAGGACGGGAAATGGACGACCGTGGTGGCGGCGGCGGTGTTTATAACGTAA
- a CDS encoding uroporphyrinogen decarboxylase family protein, whose amino-acid sequence MPKSGKQLRKERETRIMNAIQLKPTDRVPVISSIGYFPARYTGILCSAAYYDFDAWYDAYRKTLRDFQPDMVYSQGFTPGKALEILGPKQMRWPGHGVDPHQGHQSIEIDNLKADEYDCYMNDPSDFMFRTFMSRTSDNLEGLALLPKLSELGSGMGPQVLALTFSDKKVAKAISTLQRAGREMRRWQPKIRKFNRLLLDMGFPQYFQGAAMPPFDVISHSMRGMSGTMMDMFRQPDKVEEMCDYILKKELARPAPPPSENGYTRMFMTNTRGSDEFMSMKQFERFYWPTFKKLVAGLIKKGLTPCIFFEGNFTSRLEFLLEFPKGKLLARFDTTDIFKAKEILKDHVCIEGNVPSSLLQVGTKEEVIAYCKKLIDVCGKGGGYILSPRSSTDEVKPENLKAMIDFTKEYGKY is encoded by the coding sequence ATGCCTAAAAGCGGTAAACAGCTGCGTAAAGAGCGCGAGACCAGGATTATGAATGCCATTCAGCTTAAGCCCACGGACCGGGTGCCGGTTATCAGCTCCATCGGCTATTTCCCGGCCAGGTACACCGGCATTCTCTGCTCCGCCGCTTATTATGACTTTGATGCCTGGTATGACGCCTACCGCAAGACGCTCCGGGATTTTCAGCCGGACATGGTCTATTCCCAGGGGTTCACGCCGGGTAAAGCCCTGGAAATATTAGGCCCCAAACAGATGCGCTGGCCCGGCCACGGCGTCGACCCCCACCAGGGGCACCAGTCGATAGAAATCGACAACCTGAAAGCTGACGAGTACGACTGCTATATGAACGACCCCTCGGATTTTATGTTCCGGACTTTCATGTCCCGCACCAGCGATAACCTGGAGGGACTTGCCCTGCTCCCCAAGCTGTCCGAGCTCGGTTCGGGTATGGGGCCGCAGGTGCTGGCGCTGACCTTCTCGGATAAAAAGGTGGCCAAGGCCATCAGCACCCTGCAGCGGGCCGGCCGCGAGATGCGCAGGTGGCAGCCGAAAATCAGGAAATTCAACCGGTTGTTGCTGGACATGGGATTTCCCCAGTATTTCCAGGGCGCGGCCATGCCCCCCTTTGACGTTATTTCCCACTCCATGCGCGGCATGAGCGGCACCATGATGGATATGTTCCGCCAGCCGGACAAAGTCGAGGAGATGTGCGACTATATTCTGAAAAAGGAGCTGGCCCGGCCGGCGCCACCGCCCAGTGAAAACGGTTATACCCGCATGTTCATGACCAATACCCGCGGCTCGGACGAGTTCATGTCCATGAAACAGTTCGAGCGGTTCTACTGGCCCACTTTCAAAAAGCTGGTGGCCGGTCTGATTAAAAAAGGGCTGACGCCCTGCATCTTCTTCGAAGGCAATTTTACTTCTAGACTGGAGTTCCTGCTGGAGTTCCCCAAGGGCAAGCTGCTGGCGCGCTTTGATACTACGGATATCTTCAAAGCCAAGGAAATTCTTAAGGACCACGTCTGCATCGAAGGCAATGTCCCATCCTCCCTTTTACAGGTGGGGACTAAAGAGGAAGTCATCGCCTACTGCAAAAAACTCATCGATGTCTGCGGCAAGGGCGGCGGCTACATTCTCTCCCCCCGCTCTTCCACCGATGAGGTCAAGCCGGAAAACCTGAAGGCGATGATAGATTTCACCAAGGAATACGGCAAGTACTAA